Within the Cupriavidus malaysiensis genome, the region GAAGCCCTCCTTGGCATTGGCCAGCAGCTGGGAGAAGACGGTTCGTGCAGGCACGGCCTCGAGTTCCACCTTGCCATGCTCCATGTCCGCCAGCACCTGCTCCTGCCTGGCGTGGTCCAGGTCGGCGAAGGGCTTGCCGAAGGTCTTGCGGCAATGGCCGTCGCACGCGGCGATGCCGTGGCGGTAGACCTCACGCGGGGTCAGGCTGAGCTGATAGCCCATCTCGGGGGGCTGGCCGGGATGGAACGGTCCCTGCATGTACCACAGCTTGCCGTGGCCGTAGGGCAGCTCCATCTGCCTGTCGACGAACTCGGGAACCCGCGCCTGCACGGCACCCGGGCCGAGCTCGTCGGCGGGGATCAGCCGGTCGAGGGCGGCATGCAGGAAGCGCCATTCGGCGGCGGTGAAATACTTCGGTTCGTAGGCCGCGCCGGCGGCGGCTTCCTGGCGGACGCATCCGGCCTGCGAGACTGCCGTGCCGGTGGCGACCGCGGCAGCAGGCACGATGGCCAGCACCTGGCGCAGGAAGCGCCGGCGTGGCGCTTTTTCCTGGGACATGGGTACTCCGATCTGGTGGGGGACGAGGAGGCGCGCGACGAGCAGCGAGGCAATGTCGCGCGTATGAATAAGGTGGGGATGATGCGGGAGACGTCCCTGGCGGGGACTAGGAATGTTCTCTTGCCATCAGAGAACTGGATGCAATTTCTGTCAGAAGCGATCGGATCCCGCCGGCCCGGCAGGGGGGCGGGCCGGTGCAGGCAGGGAGGGGAACCCGCTGCCGGTGCCGCGCTGGCCTGCGCGTTCCCCGCGCTCGGCAAGCTGCGCGGCTTCGCTTCAGCCGGCGTCGAACACCCGCCCTGGATTGAGGATGCCGCGCGGGTCCAGCGCCTGCTTGAGCGTGCGCATCAGGGCCAGCTCGGCCGGCGTGCGCGAGTGGTGCAGGTAGGGCTTCTTGTGCAGGCCGATGCCGTGCTCGGCCGAGATGCTGCCGGCGAATTCGCCGACCACGCCATAGACCAGGGCCTCGATCTCCGCCTCGGGAAAGCTTGCCGCGGTGGCGCCGGGCAGGTGCACGCTGACATGCAGGTTGCTGTCGCCGACGTGGCCGAAGTTGACCAGCTCGGCCTGCGGCCAGGCGGCCAGCACGCGGGCGCGCAGGCTGTCGGCGAAGGTGCCGATGGACCCGATCGGCAGGCTGACGTCGAAGGCGGCGTTGGGAGCCCAGCGTTGCGGGAACTCGGCCACGGCGTCGCGCAGCGCCCACAAGGCATCGGCCTCCTTCTGGCTGGTGGCCAGCGCGGCGTCGGCGATCAGGCCGGCTTCCAGCGCGGCTTCGAGCAGGGCTTCGAAGGCGGCGCCGTCCTGGGCGGCATCGTCGCCCTGCAGGTCGAGCAGCACGTAGAAGGGGTGGCCGGCCGGCAGCGGGGCGCGCATGCCGGGCACGCGGCCGGTGACGATGCCGTAGTAGTCCGCCCACATGACTTCGAAGGCGGACAGCCGTCCCGACAACCGCCGCTGCGCCAGGCGCAGCAGCGCGACCACATCCTCGTAGCGTGCCAGCGCGCACAGCGCCGTCTGCGTGCAGGCCGGCAGCGGCGCCAGCCGCAGCACCGCGCGCGTGATGACGCCGAGCGTACCTTCGCTGCCGACGAAGAGCTGGCGCAGGTCGTAGCCGGCGTTGTTCTTCTGCATCTTGTTGAGGGCGCTGAGCACGGTGCCGTCGGCCAGCACCGCCTCGAGCCCGAGCACCTGCTCGCGCGCCATGCCGTAGCGGATCACGCGGTTGCCGCCGGCATTGGTGGCGAGGTTGCCGCCGATCTGGCAGCTGCCGCGCGCGCCCAGGTCCAGCGCGAGCAGCCAGCCGGCCTCGCGCGCTGCCTCCTGCGCGGCCTGCAGCGTGGTGCCGGCGCGCACGGTCATGGTGCCGGCCTGGGGATCGATTGCCTCCACGCCGCGCAGGCGTTCGAGCGATAGCACCAGTTCGCCGCCGCGCGGCGTGGCGCCGGCCGCCAGCCCGGTCAGGCCACCCTGCGGCACCACCGGCTGGCCGTAGCGATGGCAGGCGGCCAGCACGGCCGCCACTTCGCCGGTGTCGCGCGGCCGCGCCACCGCGAGTGGCGGCTGTGGATCGAGCGGGGCGTACCAGTCCTTGCGGAAACGCATCTCGATGTCGGCACCGGCCTGCAGGCCGGCGGGGTCGAGGCGGTCCCGCAAGGCCTGCAGCAGCGAGGCGCGGTCGGAGGACATGAGAGTGCTGGGCATGGCGGGCATGGTCGAGGTGGCAGCGGAGGTGGCCGCGCGCCCGGGATGGTCCCATGGCGCGCAGGACGGTCGCAGATGCTAGGCCGCCGCGGTGGTCCGGTTAAGAGCCAATCGGCGCCGGCCGCATGGCGCCACCTCGGGGTGCCGGCCTGGGGCCGCCCTCAGGCCCCGCTCCAGGCCTCCCGGTTGATGGTGGCGGCGCCCAGCACCGGGCGCGGCCGCTGCGTGCGCGCCAGGTGTTCCAGCGCGGGTTCGATCACCTCGGCGAGCTTGTGGAAGGCGGGGCCGATGGTTTCCTCGGGCACGCAGGCGTAGCCCAGCAGCAGGCCCTGCTGCGGTGTCGAGGTATCGCTGTAGTAGCGCGACAGCGGGCGCGCGGACAGCCCCTGGGTGCGGGCCGCCATGCTGATGCCGAGGTCGTCGGTGCCCGCCGGCAGGTGCATCACCATGTGCAGGCCGGCCTCGTGCGTGGAGGTCGGCCAGTCGGCGCCGAAGCGGGTGGCGATGGCCTCGCGCAACAGGCCCTGGCGCTGGGCATAGCGCTGGCGCATGCGGCGGATGTGGGTCGCGTAGTGTCCTTCCTCGATGAATTCGGCCAGCACCGCCTGCTGCACCAGCTGGCCTTCGCGGAAGAGCTCGGACTGGGCGGTGGCGAAGTGCGGGGCGAGCGGCTTGGGCAGCACCATGAAGCCCATGCGCAGGCCCGGGAACAGCGTCTTGGAGAAGGTGCCCATGTAGATCACGCGGTCGTGCTCGTCCAGGCCCTGCAGCGAGGCCAGCGGCCGTCCCTCGAAGCGGAACTCGCTGTCGTAGTCGTCCTCCACCAGCCAGGCGCCGCGCTGGCGCGCGTACTCCAGCAGCATGCGCCGCCGCGGCAGGCTCATCACCATGCCGAGCGGGTACTGGTGCGAGGGCGTGACGAAGATGAAGCGCGGCGGGTCCTGCAGCATGGCGGCATCGGGCGCGATGCCTTCCTGGTCGACCGGTACCGGCAGCGTTTCGATGCCGGCGTTGGTGAGCAGGCTGCGCGTGCCCCAGTAGCCGGGGTCCTCCATCCACGCCTTGTCGCCCGGGTCGGCCAGCAGCCGCCCGATCAGGTCGATGGCCTGGTGGATACCCGTGGTGAGGATGATCTGGTCGGGCTCGCAGCGTACCGAGCGCACCAGGCGCAGGTGTTCGGCCAGCACGCGCTTGAGCGGCAGGTAGCCACCGTTGTGCGCATACGTCAGCAGCTCGGGGCGCGGCGCGCGCCAGACCTTGTTGAGCAGCCGCGCCCAGACCGCGTGCGGGAACAGCGAGACATCGGGCACGCCGGCGACGAAGGCACCCCATTGGCGATCGGATGCACTGGCGTGGGACACGAGATGCTGGCCGCGCCGGGAAAGGGTGAATCGGTTTGGATTTTGCTGCACTGCGGGCACTGGCGTGGTGCCACTTTGCGCCTTACCGTGGTGCAGTGCACTGTGGTCGGGAAAACTATGCGACACGAAGGTGCCACTTCCCGTCGAGGCCGTGACATAGCCCTCGGCGAGCAGTTGCTCATAGGCATAGAGCACGGTGTTGCGCGAGACCCCGACTTCCTTCGCCAGCATGCGCGAAGCGGGCAGCTTGCTGCCCGCCACCAGCGTTCCGGCAAGGATTTCCTGCCGGATGATGTCGTAGAGCTGGCGGTTCATATGCGCCCCGTTTTTATCCACGGCGCCGCCCGCCGGCCGTTCCAGACGCTGCAGCAGCAGTTCCGACAGAATCGTTTCCTTCAAAGTGGCACCTGATGAAATCGGAAATATGGACCTACCTATGGTACCAACCTTGCGTTAATTTTCCAGCGACTTGTTCCTTGCCGTCGCCTGGCGACGGTCCCTCTGATCTTCCCGGGCCTGGCCCGGACAGCCAGTGGAGTCCCCCATGCAAGACGCTGCCAGCCACGCGCCCGCGAGTGCCGTGACGCTGCCCACCGAAGCCATCGCGGCCGCCGTGCGGGCGCTCACGCCGTACATGATCGAGACCCTGTCGCAGCTGGTGGCGGCGCCCAGTCCCTCGGGGCAGGAGCAGCCGGCGGTGGCCGTGATGGAGCGCGCCTTGCAGGACCTGGGGCTGGAGCCGGAGCGCATCTACCTGAACTCCGATTCGCTCAAGCACCTGCCGCTGTTCTCGCCGCCCTGCTGTCCCGACGGCGGCCGCTACAACCTGCTGGCGGCCTACCGCCCGCCCGTGCCGGGCGGCCGCTCGGTGCTGTTCAACGGCCACCTCGACGTGGTCCCGACCGGTCCGGACGCGATGTGGCGCCAGTCGCCCTACGCGCCTTTCGTCGAGGACGGCTGGCTGTACGGCCGCGGTGCCGGCGACATGAAGGCCGGCATCGTGTGCGCGCTGGCCGCCTTCAAGGCGCTGGACGCGCTGGGCGCGCGCCCGGCGGGCGCGGTCGGCTTCAATGCGGTGCTGGAGGAAGAGAACACCGGCAATGGCGCGCTGGCCACGGTGGCGGCGCTGCGCAGCGCGGTGGGCGCGGGCAAGCTGGCGTCCTTCGACACGGTGGTGATCCCCGAGCCGCTGGGCGAGTGCCTGATGAGCGCGCAGATGGGCGTGTTCTGGATGTTCGTCGAGCTGACCGGGCGCCCGGCGCACGCGGCCTACATGACGTCGGGCGTCAATCCGGTCGAGGCCGGCATCGCCGTGATGGCCGGCCTGCGCGAGCTGGAAGCCGAGTGGAACCTGCCGCAGAACCGTCCCGCCGCCTATCGCGAGCATGCCCACCCGATCAACTTCAACCTCGGCCAGATCCATGGCGGCGAGTGGAATTCCTCGGTGCCGTGCACCTGCACGCTGGGCGTGCGCATCGGCTTCTATCCGGACATGGACGTGAACGATGCCAAGGCGCGGGTCGAGGCCTGCATCCGCGCCACGCTGGCGCGCCTGGACAGCAACCTCGACCTTGCCATCCGCTATGAGGGCTTCCACGCGCCGGGCTGCGAGTTCGATCTCGACACGCCCAGCATGGCCGCGCTGGGCGAGGCCCACCGCAAGGTCCACGGCGAGCCGGTGCGGCGCCAGGCCACCACGGCCACCACCGATGCGCGCCACTTCAAGCTGATGCTGGAGACCCCCGTGACCTGCTACGGCCCGGAGGCACGCAACATCCACGGCATCGACGAATCCGTCTCCATCGACAGCATGGTGCGCGTGACCACCACGCTGGCGCAGTTCATCCACGACTGGTGCGGCGTCGAGCCCGCCGGCGTGGCCGGCTGAGGCGCCCCTGAGGCGCTCCTGAGGCGCCCGATGGCGAGCCTTGCCGTCACGCGGGGCCGGGCGGGCATGTCCCGCCGCGGCTTTACCCGGATTCCGACGACTCCGACGACTTCCACGCACCCACTCAGAGGGAACTGAACGATGACATTCCATTCACCACTGCTGAAGCAGCGGCTGGGCGCGCGCCTGGCCTCGATGGCGCTGGCGCTGGCCGGCATCGGTTTCGCCGCGCTGGCGCTGCCGGCCGGCAACGCCGCCGCCCAGACCGTCGGCGGCACGTTGTCCGGCATCGTGCAACCCGAGCCGCCCACGCTGATCAGCGCGATGAACTCGCAGGCGCCGACGCAGTACGTGGCCGGCAAGATCTACCAGAGCCTGCTGACCTACGGCCCCGACCTGAAGCCGCGCCCCGAGCTGGCCAGGTCCTGGAAGATCTCGCCCGATGGCCTGACCTACACCTTCGAGCTGCAGAGCGGCGTGAAGTGGCACGACGGCAAGCCCTTCACCTCGGCCGACGTGGTGTTCTCGGTCGACAAGATGCTGCGCGAGGTGCAGCTGCGCGCGCGCGCCATCATCAACAAGTACATGGAGTCGATCCGCGCGGTCAACGACACCACCGTCGAGATCAAGCTCAAGGAGCCGTTCCCGCCCTTCATCTCGATGTTCGAGGCCGGCACCATGCCGATCATGCCCAAGCACCTCTACGAGGGCACCGACTACCGCAACAACCCGGCCAACCAGAAGCCGGTCGGCACCGGTCCCTTCATGTTCAAGGAGTGGAAGAAGGGCGCCTATATCAAGCTGGTGAAGAACCCCAACTACTGGAAGAAGGGCAAGCCCTACCTCGACGAGCTGGTGTTCTACGTGATCCCGGACTCCGCCTCGCGCGCGGTCGCCTTCGAGAAGGGCGACGTGCAGGTGCTGCGCGGCGGCGACGTCGACAACGTCGACGTCAAGCGGCTGCGCGCCCTGCCCAACGTGGACTACACCACCAAGGGCTGGGAGATGTTCGCGCCGATGTCCAACCTGCTGATGAACACGCGCAAGCCGCCCTTCAACAACGTCAAGGTGCGCCAGGCGGTGATGCATGCGCTCAACCGCAAGCTGATCGTCGACAACATCTTCTTCGGCATGGGCAAGCCGGCGGTGAGCCCGTTCTCGTCGACCACGCTGTTCTTCGACAAGAACATGCCGGCCTACGACTTCAACCTGAAGAAGGCGCGCGAGCTGATCAAGGAGTCGGGCGTCAACGTGGGCCAGTACCCGGTCAAGATCCTGTCGTCGTCCTACGGCGCCAACTGGGACCGTCTCGATGAGTACATGAAGCAGATGCTCGAGCAGCTCGGCTTCAAGGTCAGCATCGAATCGGCCGACGCCGGCACCTGGTCCAGCCGCGTCAGCAACTGGGACTTCGACCTGACCGCCACCTACACCTACCAGTACGGCGATCCGGCGCTGGGCGTGGAGCGCCTCTATGTGACGCGCAATATCGTCAAGGGCACGCCGTTCGCCAACGTGCAGGGCTACAGCAACCCGCAGGCCGATGAACTGTGGGCCAAGGCCGGCGCCACCATGGACCCGGCCGAGCGGCAGAAGATGTACAGCCAGGTGCAGCAGATCCTGACCACCGACGTCGCCGCCGGCAACCTGTTCGAGATCGAGTTCCCCACGCTCTACCGCAAGAACGTGAAGAACCTGGTGACGACCGCGATCGGCCTGAACGAGTCCTTCGACAACGTCTCGATCGAAAAGAACTGAGCGCGGGACGCGCGCGCGGTCACCGCTGCGCGCCTGACCCGCCTCCTCGCCGGGCCGGCTGCGGCCGCGCCCGGCGCGAACGGCAGGTGTCCGCCGTCGCCCCGCCTCGTGCCGGGGCACGGCGGGCACGGGCCAGACCTTGCCGCGTGGAGTGAGCCGTGAACTTCCTCTCCTTCCTTTCCGCCCGCCTTGCCAAGGCCATCGTGGTCGTGCTCGGCGTGGTGATCATCAATTTCTTCCTGATCCGCATGGCGCCGGGCGATCCCGCCACCGTGCTGGCCGGTGAAGCGGGCGCGGGCGACGCCGCCTTCGTCGGGCAGCTGCGCGAGCAGTTCGGCCTGGACAAGCCGGTGCTGACCCAGCTCGGCATCTACCTGAAGGGCGTGGCCACGCTCGACCTCGGCTACTCCTACCGCAACCACCTGCCGGTGCTCGA harbors:
- a CDS encoding PLP-dependent aminotransferase family protein, translating into MKETILSELLLQRLERPAGGAVDKNGAHMNRQLYDIIRQEILAGTLVAGSKLPASRMLAKEVGVSRNTVLYAYEQLLAEGYVTASTGSGTFVSHSFPDHSALHHGKAQSGTTPVPAVQQNPNRFTLSRRGQHLVSHASASDRQWGAFVAGVPDVSLFPHAVWARLLNKVWRAPRPELLTYAHNGGYLPLKRVLAEHLRLVRSVRCEPDQIILTTGIHQAIDLIGRLLADPGDKAWMEDPGYWGTRSLLTNAGIETLPVPVDQEGIAPDAAMLQDPPRFIFVTPSHQYPLGMVMSLPRRRMLLEYARQRGAWLVEDDYDSEFRFEGRPLASLQGLDEHDRVIYMGTFSKTLFPGLRMGFMVLPKPLAPHFATAQSELFREGQLVQQAVLAEFIEEGHYATHIRRMRQRYAQRQGLLREAIATRFGADWPTSTHEAGLHMVMHLPAGTDDLGISMAARTQGLSARPLSRYYSDTSTPQQGLLLGYACVPEETIGPAFHKLAEVIEPALEHLARTQRPRPVLGAATINREAWSGA
- a CDS encoding ABC transporter substrate-binding protein; amino-acid sequence: MALALAGIGFAALALPAGNAAAQTVGGTLSGIVQPEPPTLISAMNSQAPTQYVAGKIYQSLLTYGPDLKPRPELARSWKISPDGLTYTFELQSGVKWHDGKPFTSADVVFSVDKMLREVQLRARAIINKYMESIRAVNDTTVEIKLKEPFPPFISMFEAGTMPIMPKHLYEGTDYRNNPANQKPVGTGPFMFKEWKKGAYIKLVKNPNYWKKGKPYLDELVFYVIPDSASRAVAFEKGDVQVLRGGDVDNVDVKRLRALPNVDYTTKGWEMFAPMSNLLMNTRKPPFNNVKVRQAVMHALNRKLIVDNIFFGMGKPAVSPFSSTTLFFDKNMPAYDFNLKKARELIKESGVNVGQYPVKILSSSYGANWDRLDEYMKQMLEQLGFKVSIESADAGTWSSRVSNWDFDLTATYTYQYGDPALGVERLYVTRNIVKGTPFANVQGYSNPQADELWAKAGATMDPAERQKMYSQVQQILTTDVAAGNLFEIEFPTLYRKNVKNLVTTAIGLNESFDNVSIEKN
- a CDS encoding ArgE/DapE family deacylase, coding for MQDAASHAPASAVTLPTEAIAAAVRALTPYMIETLSQLVAAPSPSGQEQPAVAVMERALQDLGLEPERIYLNSDSLKHLPLFSPPCCPDGGRYNLLAAYRPPVPGGRSVLFNGHLDVVPTGPDAMWRQSPYAPFVEDGWLYGRGAGDMKAGIVCALAAFKALDALGARPAGAVGFNAVLEEENTGNGALATVAALRSAVGAGKLASFDTVVIPEPLGECLMSAQMGVFWMFVELTGRPAHAAYMTSGVNPVEAGIAVMAGLRELEAEWNLPQNRPAAYREHAHPINFNLGQIHGGEWNSSVPCTCTLGVRIGFYPDMDVNDAKARVEACIRATLARLDSNLDLAIRYEGFHAPGCEFDLDTPSMAALGEAHRKVHGEPVRRQATTATTDARHFKLMLETPVTCYGPEARNIHGIDESVSIDSMVRVTTTLAQFIHDWCGVEPAGVAG
- a CDS encoding gluconate 2-dehydrogenase subunit 3 family protein; protein product: MSQEKAPRRRFLRQVLAIVPAAAVATGTAVSQAGCVRQEAAAGAAYEPKYFTAAEWRFLHAALDRLIPADELGPGAVQARVPEFVDRQMELPYGHGKLWYMQGPFHPGQPPEMGYQLSLTPREVYRHGIAACDGHCRKTFGKPFADLDHARQEQVLADMEHGKVELEAVPARTVFSQLLANAKEGFLSDPIHGGNHDMAGWKLVGFPGARADFADWIDQPNTRYPYGPVSISGKQG
- a CDS encoding FAD-binding oxidoreductase — its product is MPSTLMSSDRASLLQALRDRLDPAGLQAGADIEMRFRKDWYAPLDPQPPLAVARPRDTGEVAAVLAACHRYGQPVVPQGGLTGLAAGATPRGGELVLSLERLRGVEAIDPQAGTMTVRAGTTLQAAQEAAREAGWLLALDLGARGSCQIGGNLATNAGGNRVIRYGMAREQVLGLEAVLADGTVLSALNKMQKNNAGYDLRQLFVGSEGTLGVITRAVLRLAPLPACTQTALCALARYEDVVALLRLAQRRLSGRLSAFEVMWADYYGIVTGRVPGMRAPLPAGHPFYVLLDLQGDDAAQDGAAFEALLEAALEAGLIADAALATSQKEADALWALRDAVAEFPQRWAPNAAFDVSLPIGSIGTFADSLRARVLAAWPQAELVNFGHVGDSNLHVSVHLPGATAASFPEAEIEALVYGVVGEFAGSISAEHGIGLHKKPYLHHSRTPAELALMRTLKQALDPRGILNPGRVFDAG